A window of Podarcis muralis chromosome 10, rPodMur119.hap1.1, whole genome shotgun sequence genomic DNA:
GTATAATTGCATTTCAAAGCAACTGAAGCAAGAAATAATTTTAAGCAACTCTGGTTCTAGGGTTCTGAGGCTCTTGGGCACAGTGCCCATCGTGGGGTGGGGCTAACCTGAAAGATGTGGGGCAAGAGAACTGAGGATTCCCTTGTTGTTCTTtaatcgtttagtcatgtccgactctttgtgaccccatggaccagagcatgccaggcactcctgtcttccactgcctcccgcagtttggtcaaactcatgctggtagcttcgagaacaccatccaaccatctcgtcctatgtcgtccccttctccttgtgccctcaatctttcccaacatcagggtcttttccagggagtcttctcttctcatgaggtggccaaagtattggagcctccgcttcacgatctgtccttccagtgagcactcagggctgatttcctcctcagtagcatgttggatgccttccgacctgaggggctcatcttccagcgtcataacttttatatgcctgttgtctttgtccatggagttttcttggcaggggatactggagtggcttgccggttcctggtccaggtggatcacgtttggtcaaaactctccactatgacctgtccatcttgggtggccctgcacggcatagctcatagcttctctgagttgttcaagcccctttgccacggcaaggcagtgattaGGCTGCCTCCGATCTTCTTAAATACTCTCTGGAAAGTAGTAAGGATAGCACTGTTAGGACAGTGAGTCCATTGCTAGTTTGGGGACCCTGCCAAATGCTCAACCTTCCTGCCCTCGGGAGCCAGCTGTGGTTTTAAGCCTCACTTGTGAAAATCCGTTTAGTTCTAAGGTACTGTCCGAAGATGCagcaaccttgctgaagctaagcagtctACTCCTGACCTGTGCCTTGATAGGAGGCAGCCTGGGAACACCATATACACCTGCTTAAGTTCTATAATGCAGGAAGATGGGATAGAATACAGACAATGAAAAAGCCCATGCTTTCTTTGACTAGGATATGGACAGAATGGCCACACAGGCCAAGACTGGTCCCCATGCTAGAGGTTACCTACTCTGGTCTAGGCTGTGACTAATCTTTTTAGGTGTTGTGATATTTCTTCCACACTTTTGTCTCTAAAACAGGTATTCACCCCACAGCAACTTCCAAATATGGCTGCCACCGCTGCTACCCACCAGCCCTGAGGTACCACCGCCTTGTGTTGTGTGTACACTTGTGTGTGACACCCACTCCCTCACACAACACCAGAAACCTCTCACCTCTACAACGAGGAGTACCTCATGATAAAGCGAGTCATGGGCAGCATCCGGGTAAACAGGTGAGGGGCTGTTCTGTCCAGTCTTTATTGTTCTATGTCCATCTGAACTTCCTGTTGGCCACACATATAACCCAACAGCTGTGTATAAAAATCCCTCCCTTTGATACACCCAAGGTACAAACAACACAAGGCATGTACATTGCTACAACCTGATTTGTATACAAGAGCATCTTGCATTTTAGACTTTGATCCATAATCCAAGATGCCTCTTAATATTGTTCCCAGCAGCAATGGTGACATCGGTTCAGGAAACACGGCAAGAAGTATCTGAAAGAAAGTCCTGTCATGGGGGTTTAGAGCTCTTGCTGCAGTTAGGATAAGGGTAGGGCGATCTCACGAGTTAATATGGATTAGCAGTAATCGCTTGCAGATGATCATTTTGAACTAGGCTTGCcaaccagcagcagcaggagtaaCTCTCCTCCCGTTACGGCAAAATGGAAATAGAGAGGGTGACATATTTTGAGGGATAAGGAGACAAAGGCAGGTTGCATATCTTGGAGAGAGGGAGTTTCTTTCAGGGTATCTGCCAACCCTTTGTCTCTTGATCTCTAAATTACACCTTTGGTTTTAGATCCAGGATGCTGGGAGACACGCTTGTTGCTGTAGCAACAGAATTGTCTAAACTGTGGAAGTGTATAAACATTGTCACAGATGCACAATTAGATCAACAAACGAGAACGGAACAGAAAATAGAAGCTTCCGGCCTTATGCAATCCAGAGTTATATGGTTATGAAACCATATTCACATAGCCCCTTGTCTGCCCTGTCCAGTCTAGGAGGCCACTCTAGTTGTCTGTATAGTGAACATCCATGTTGGAAGATGTATGTATGTGAGTGCTACTCAGATAAATCTCTCTGCTTTGGGTAGTACTAGCTGAAGGCTGCACTGTTGTGATACATATTCTTCATAGCACTGCTTTGTGCAGTGACTTGAGTTCTGATCTGCTCAATGAGATCCAGAGGACCTTCTGAATCCCTGTATTGAATGTACTCTGTGACGCCTGGAACCCCGAGTCTCATATGGGGTTAAGTCATTACACCCTCTACTTTGAAAAGGGTTTtaattgctttccccctctaattCCCAATATGTACATATAcaaaaatataatattttagaACTGCAAAGAACAGAGCATCATTTTAATTGCAGGTATTTTGAAGTCAGAATGATTCACCCTTCTgaatcgctctctctctctctctctctctcacacacacacacacacttcatcttGGTCACTCAGGACATCTGGTGCAGTGTGCCCACAGACACATACACCAGAAGTCCAGTAAATCAATGATCCTGCAGTGAGTCAAATGAGGCAATGGACCTCTCTGCATGAGTGTTAGCGGAGAGATTTAaggcagggctgaggaacctgtggacttcatctcccatcagtcccagccatcatAGGCCTATAGTCAGGAGTGATGGGTATTATAAAACAACAACTTCTAGAGGGCCATATACCCCACACATGTTTCCTCAAAGtttcctttctccctcttttaACTGTGATCTTTCTCCCCTCAAAAGGTACAGTATTGTCTCCACTGAAGAGGATGGACATAAAGTTTCTTCCCTTGGCAGCATTAATGGGCACAGTCGGAATGGAAAAGGCCACGCCCCGCGACGGAAACGCCGCAACCGTTTTGTCAAGAAGAACGGCCAGTGCAATGTCTATTTTGCCAACCTGAGCAACAAATCCCAGCGCTACATGGCTGACATTTTCACAACATGTGTGGACACTCGCTGGCGATACATGTTCATGATCTTCTCGGCGGCCTTCTTGGTCTCCTGGCTGTTTTTCGGCCTTCTCTTCTGGATCATTGCTTTCTTTCATGGTGACTTAGATGCCCCCAGTGCAGGAAGCGGCTCTCCCGCAGCAACAAAATTCTGCATCAAGCACGTCACTGGGTTCTTGGGAGCTTTCCTCTTTTCGGTAGAAACACAGACAACCATCGGTTATGGCTTCCGATACGTGACTGAGGAATGCCCCctagccatcatggtagtagtggTACAATCCATTGTGGGCTGTGTTATTGACTCTTTCATGATAGGCACTATCATGGCTAAGATGGCACGCCCCAAGAAAAGGGCCCAAACTCTCCTTTTTAGCCATCATGCTGTCATCTCTCTACGGGATGGCAAGCTCTGCCTCATGTGGCGGGTGGGAAACTTGAGGAGGAGCCATATTGTGGAAGCTCACGTTCGGGCCCAGCTTATCAAGCCCTACATGACGGCAGAAGGCGAGTACCTTCCGGTGGACCAGCGAGACCTGAACGTGGGCTATGACATAGGCCTTGACCGCATCTTCTTAGTGTCTCCCATTATTATCGTTCACGAGATCGATGAGGAAAGCCCACTCTATGGGATGGGCAAGGAGCAGTTGGAGAGGGAGGACTTCGAGATTGTCGTCATCCTTGAGGGCATGGTGGAAGCTACAGCTATGACCACCCAGGCTCGCAGCTCCTACCTGGCCAGCGAGATTCTTTGGGGACATCGCTTTGAGCCTGTTGTCTTTGAGGAGAAGAAACATTACAAGGTGGACTATTCACGCTTCCACAAGACCTACGAGGTGGCTGGAACCCCTTGCTGCTCTGCTCGGGAACTGCAAGAGAGCAAGATCACCATCTTGCCTTCGCCTCCACCGCCCCCTAGTGCCTTCTGCTATGAGAATGAGCTGGCTCTTGTCAGCCAGGAtgaagacgaggaggaggatgacatgGCTGTAGGAGTAGATTTAGGAGGAAGCGCCACGGAAGATGCAGGAGTCATACCTATGATGGAGTTTGGGAGCCACATGGACCTTGATCGGTTGCAGGTCTCCATCCCTCTGGATACCCTCTCATACCGCAGGGAATCTGCCATCTAATCTCCACACTGAACTTTCCATCCCATCCTTATTCTCCACCTTCTCCTTTTAGTACCAGTGCTTGGTTGGAAAAGCCCCTCAGTACTGCTTCTTCTACTGACGCTTAAAAACCTGAGAATGTAAAGACGCTCAGGCATCTTGCTATGAGGGTTAGGAAAAACAGTGTTTTCAGACATTCTGgattcagaacagaactgagatCATTTCCCCACTTCATTTCCACAATTCAGCTTTTCTGTAAGGCTCGAAACTATGAAAAGACAACAACAGCTACTATGGCGTAGGATAATATGGGAGATAGTTTGTTAAGCTGCCAGCTTTGGGACCAGTGATCACTAAAGTGTTTGACATGATTGCTGTGGGACAAAAAAAGCTGCTGGGATAAACTGGAGAATCTGGTGTTTCGTGGGACAGGGGAAGATACGATGTGGGGGGATATAATCTGCATGTATATTATTTGTTGCATACTTAAaatgttgcctcaggagagaATAACTTTAGCTTCCTCTGCTCTCATGCATTAACGATTCAGCTCTTCTCATCCTGGTTCTTGGTATCCATGATTTCCTAAGTAAGTTAATGAACTTGTCTCTGATCCTTTTGAGATTCTGGTCCCTTCCAATGGAGGAAAGTGAGAGGAATTTGCAAGAGGAAAGATTCCCAACTGGACCAGCATCTAATGACCAGTAACTGGTCTCTTCTAAGCAATGGGATCTATATGCTCAACCCACCCTCACCATCCGACTCATTCCGTGTTCTCAcctgaaaaaaactgactttgtaactatttattttttaataaaatataatgttTCAGGGGAAGCCTGATGACAAAGAGAAGGGAGAACCCAGGTTCAGTGCATTATGCAATGATTGGCAATTGCATGGTGACCAATCTCATGTGCAAATCAACTCCACATACTTAAACTGGTTTAATAGATCCACTCATCCCTAAGGAATTATGAGGAATGGTTTTATAAGGGAGTTTAAACAGAATTCATTGCATCCTCCTTAAACTAtaatttcctctcttttttggtggtggtggtgagcaaTAATGGTTAAACTGATATAAATCCAACATTGGTTAATAGATTACAGACACGCCTGTAcagcagaggtagccaacatgatttttccagatatttttggactccaattcccatcagccttagccagcacgAGCAAACCCATATGCCAAGCCCCACAAAGCTTACAACCTAGACATGCTGACATATGGGTTTAAATTAGGGTAAAAGAAGGGTAGGAGAATGTTATATACGCATACGTGCACCATAGGCCAGGAACGGATAAAAAGAAAGATTACAAGTTATGAAAAGGCCAGATATATGACAAGCATAAGAAACGAAAATGAGAATTGAAGGCAGCTAATGTGATGCATTGGATATTTCCAAGGTAAACTGTGGGCTTCACATCTATGAGGAGAAAGAAGTAACATTTGATGAAGAGCTTTGAGTAACTTGAACACCCTGCATGGACTCAGCAGAAGGTTGGTAAGATGCAGCTGTTTAATTACCTGGCCTTCCTCGCCTCATTAACCAAATGTATCTTTTCCGTTAGCTCACTGGCAGATAAAGGTTATTATGTTCTTATCGGAATTCGTGAGAACCCCGCAGATGAAAGACTTCAGTACGGGTCCACAGAGATAACAAAGGCATTTTAATTTGTTCGGCGCTGGTTAAATACTTCCGTTTTTACTAAAAATGAATAAACTCCTGCTCatgagttatacagtggtacctcgggttaagtacttaattcgttccggaggtctgttcttaactgttcttaacctgaagcgtcactttagctaatggggcctcctgctgccgccgcaccgctggagcacaatttttgttctcatcctgaagcaaagctcttaacctgaagcactatttctgggttagcggagtctgtaacctgaagcgtatgtaacccgaggtaccactgtaaagtactAAACGGGCTGATCTTGCTTTTCTACTCCCTGGCATCCTGTTGCCAGCTagggaaaggaaaaggggatgggaGTGATTTGAGCATGGCCAAGGAATATGCAAGGAAGACTATGGCTCATCTAGACTTGTCTTTGCCCAACGGCCGAGAAAACCTCGTCTTTACTACCGAATCAGAGAAAACATCAATCGGGTTTTCTCCGGATTGGGATGTTTACTCTGATTTCTTGCTACAGAgagtttcaaaaataaaaaataaattttcgtGTTGCACCCAGTGACCCGCCAAACAGTTCACTGGGGCAAAGAATAGCTAGATAAGAGGCACACAGACGCCTCTGATCTCCAAACCCTCAAAACACAGAAAACCATGGGGCAGCTTGGAAAAGAACACCAACAATATATTTCACACACGAGCACACATGGCCAAGACGGAACAAGGATAGTAAAGGGATATCAAGACAATCCTAATCCAATGACTCCCTTCatctccctggccattggctgcgGCCTATAGGAGGTGGAGCCCAACACCATCTGCAGGGCCACCACCTGACCTAGATGGTCCCCCATACCACATAAACACGTCAGCAATGATTCTCTCGCAATTGATTGCGGCTAATTGGCCATAGAAGCCACACAGGGATTAAATGGTGCTACTACTCTGAATCTCCCATTGCTTGTCTCACACACAGCCTCACATGCTGATGCTGATCCATTTGCGTGCCAGACCCCACCCTCACCGTCCCTCACAACCTTTTCCTTCCCCTGTGATAATTAATGAAGTCTTTTCTCTTAGGGCATGAGAGAGGGCCAGTATTGACTTGGCTTTTAATATAGCTTTCAGAGGCTGGCACTCGTCTCTGGGGCATTGTACTGGAAAGTTAACTAATGGACTGAGAAGGAAGGGCTCTGTACACGAGGACACGGGAATCCAGGACACAttactgctctccccccccccaactccccatCAGACACATATACGCCAACACCCTGACTCAGGAAGGTGGGCATCAGGATAGGAGGCCTGATGGATTTGCACGTGCAAGCTGCATAACAGGGCGCACCAACTGTACCAAACAGAGGTAATGTGTTTTGGCTGCACGTTCATGAGATTTGCACAGGTTCATCATGTGCCAAAGGCCTATGCTAACCATCTTCCCATGCCACAAACAGATGGAGGAAGATCCCACATGCAAACAAGGGGAAAAGGAGGACAATGCTTCAAGCATGCAGATGTGCAGGCCTTGGGATGGGATAATGGGTGTGCAGAAATATACAGGCTATTCAAATGCAGGAGGAGGGCAGTGCAATGGCTGTCCTGAATGCTGCAGGGTGCAGGAGGCCTATGTGATGCAGGTCACACCATCTCAGCCTCTTCAAAACTCTGGGAAACATCCTAGATGATCTCCAGTAAGATCTGCATCCTCTCTGTCACGGTCCCTTTGGCATCAGCACCCAAACCCTGCCACTGCCCTGCAATTCCATGATCTCTCCCATACCGGTAGGGCTAACTTGTACATTTCAAGCCTTTCTAGGATGCTTCAAATCTTGCTGGGAGGCGCATAGGGCCTTACAGGGTCAGATCTGAAGAAgggtgcatgcacatgaaagcttatactcagaacaaacttagttggtctctatggtgctactggacaattttttaattttatttcgcGGGCCTTACATTGTGTCACTGGAACCAGCTGTGGAAGGCTTGGGTGGGGGGCAACGAAGGAAGAGATCTCCACCTGAGTGCAGCTGAATTTGGGTAGTCATGAGGCTGGTATCTCCTCACACGCCGATGCATTTTGGTGCTGCCCCTTTCCAAACGCACacttaatttcttcatttattgttacatttgcatcctgcctttcctccaaggagctcaaggtcacacacatggttctccccctcctcgttTATtctccacaacaact
This region includes:
- the KCNJ4 gene encoding inward rectifier potassium channel 4, coding for MIKRVMGSIRVNRYSIVSTEEDGHKVSSLGSINGHSRNGKGHAPRRKRRNRFVKKNGQCNVYFANLSNKSQRYMADIFTTCVDTRWRYMFMIFSAAFLVSWLFFGLLFWIIAFFHGDLDAPSAGSGSPAATKFCIKHVTGFLGAFLFSVETQTTIGYGFRYVTEECPLAIMVVVVQSIVGCVIDSFMIGTIMAKMARPKKRAQTLLFSHHAVISLRDGKLCLMWRVGNLRRSHIVEAHVRAQLIKPYMTAEGEYLPVDQRDLNVGYDIGLDRIFLVSPIIIVHEIDEESPLYGMGKEQLEREDFEIVVILEGMVEATAMTTQARSSYLASEILWGHRFEPVVFEEKKHYKVDYSRFHKTYEVAGTPCCSARELQESKITILPSPPPPPSAFCYENELALVSQDEDEEEDDMAVGVDLGGSATEDAGVIPMMEFGSHMDLDRLQVSIPLDTLSYRRESAI